One stretch of Microvirga lotononidis DNA includes these proteins:
- a CDS encoding URC4/urg3 family protein codes for MTDQPDLSPEAQAARSLLSAAAVRERSHQLLRVGLEGRLRHFTVDPARLEACADEVVKTIREAYPSLDIPFHARWRHFSAGGHDRWDAVMHGAPWETAADMARAAFDLAIVSVLLDAGAGAQWRYEEGRTGEIYTRSEGLAVASFDMFVSGAFSSKPEDPFRVDADVLMTLTPEDLAEGFQVSDDNPLVGLEGRAALLNRLGRVVATNPDIFGQIDDPRPGGLVDVIAGTAEDDSIRATAILEALLTHLGPIWPGRITLGGVDLGDTWRHPLIEAPDATKGLIPFHKLSQWLSYSLIEPLEWAGFTVVDIDGLTGLPEYRNGGLFLDTGVITLKDPADATRPHAVDSELVVEWRALTVALLDRIAEPIRAQLGFAAKDFPLAKVLEGGTWATGRRLAKEKRGDGSPPLSVISDGTVF; via the coding sequence GTGACCGACCAGCCTGACCTGTCTCCCGAAGCCCAAGCCGCGCGAAGCCTTCTCTCAGCCGCCGCCGTGCGCGAACGGTCGCACCAGCTCCTGCGGGTCGGGCTCGAAGGCCGCCTTCGCCATTTCACGGTCGATCCCGCCCGCCTGGAAGCTTGCGCCGACGAAGTCGTCAAGACGATCCGCGAGGCCTATCCGTCGCTCGATATCCCGTTCCATGCCCGCTGGCGCCATTTCTCCGCCGGAGGCCATGACCGCTGGGATGCGGTGATGCACGGCGCTCCCTGGGAAACCGCCGCCGACATGGCCCGTGCCGCCTTCGACCTTGCCATCGTGTCCGTCCTGCTCGATGCGGGCGCGGGGGCGCAGTGGCGCTACGAGGAAGGCCGTACGGGCGAAATCTATACCCGGTCCGAAGGCTTGGCGGTCGCGAGCTTCGACATGTTCGTGAGCGGCGCCTTTTCGAGCAAGCCCGAGGATCCGTTCCGCGTCGATGCCGACGTGCTCATGACATTGACGCCGGAGGATCTGGCCGAAGGTTTTCAGGTCTCGGACGACAATCCGCTCGTCGGGCTCGAAGGCCGCGCCGCCCTGCTGAACCGTCTCGGCCGCGTCGTCGCCACGAACCCCGATATCTTCGGACAGATCGACGATCCCCGTCCGGGCGGCCTCGTCGACGTCATCGCCGGCACGGCCGAGGACGACAGCATCCGGGCGACCGCGATCCTGGAGGCGCTGCTCACCCATCTCGGGCCGATCTGGCCGGGCCGGATCACGCTGGGCGGCGTCGATCTCGGCGACACCTGGCGTCACCCCCTGATCGAGGCGCCGGACGCCACGAAGGGGCTGATCCCCTTCCACAAGCTCTCCCAGTGGCTCTCCTATTCCCTGATCGAGCCGCTCGAATGGGCGGGCTTCACCGTCGTGGACATCGACGGCCTCACGGGCCTGCCCGAATACCGCAACGGCGGGCTTTTCCTCGATACGGGCGTAATCACTCTGAAGGACCCGGCGGACGCAACCCGCCCCCATGCGGTCGATTCCGAACTCGTGGTGGAATGGCGGGCCTTGACCGTGGCCCTTCTCGACCGCATTGCCGAACCGATCCGCGCGCAGCTAGGATTTGCCGCGAAGGACTTTCCTCTCGCCAAGGTGCTCGAGGGCGGCACATGGGCGACGGG
- a CDS encoding GTP cyclohydrolase II, with protein sequence MSSPNRSTHIRLTSHPEPNAGTIKHPIRWGAQDPQERGPIIGTVTNPADRNVIGAHGGSYSLYRALAISARALNPLARPDLHNTHPTAEIGPHPQWFEPGRIVSLDPWGHKVGEIYKDEIAGGLDIRPSIAVTKARLNMPEILSAMGAKRLEADGGFLHESGDISVTKIAVDPVWYLPGIAQRFGCSEGELRRTLFEQTGGMFPELVTRPDMNVFLPPIGNTTVYVVGDVSRLSDPKTRIACRVHDECNGSDVFGSDICTCRPYLVHGIEECVREAQGGGVGVIAYNRKEGRALGEVTKFLVYNARKRQEGGDQAATYFERTECVAGVQDARFQQLMPDVLHWLGIRRIDRLMSMSNMKYDAITGSGIEVVERVPIPAELVPPDAQVELEAKKAAGYYTPDGAPDAAELTQVKGRDLERF encoded by the coding sequence ATGAGCTCGCCTAACCGCTCGACCCATATCCGGCTCACCTCTCACCCCGAGCCGAACGCAGGCACCATCAAGCATCCGATCAGATGGGGAGCGCAGGATCCCCAGGAGCGTGGCCCGATCATCGGCACCGTCACCAACCCGGCCGACCGCAACGTGATCGGCGCCCATGGCGGCTCCTATTCGCTCTACCGGGCCCTCGCCATTTCGGCCCGGGCGCTGAACCCGCTGGCGCGGCCGGATCTCCACAACACCCACCCGACCGCCGAGATCGGCCCGCATCCGCAATGGTTCGAGCCGGGCAGGATCGTCTCCCTCGATCCCTGGGGGCACAAGGTGGGCGAGATCTACAAGGACGAGATCGCCGGCGGCCTCGACATCAGGCCCAGCATCGCGGTCACCAAGGCGCGCCTCAACATGCCCGAGATCCTCTCCGCCATGGGGGCGAAGCGCCTCGAGGCGGATGGCGGCTTCCTGCATGAATCGGGCGACATCTCGGTCACGAAGATCGCGGTCGATCCGGTCTGGTACCTGCCGGGCATCGCCCAGCGCTTCGGTTGCTCCGAGGGCGAGTTGCGCCGCACCCTTTTCGAGCAGACGGGCGGCATGTTCCCCGAGCTCGTCACGCGGCCCGACATGAACGTCTTCCTGCCGCCCATCGGCAACACCACGGTCTATGTGGTGGGCGACGTCTCGCGCCTGAGCGATCCCAAGACACGCATCGCCTGCCGTGTCCACGACGAGTGCAACGGCTCCGACGTGTTCGGCTCCGACATCTGCACCTGCCGGCCCTATCTCGTGCACGGCATCGAGGAATGCGTCCGGGAGGCTCAAGGGGGCGGCGTCGGCGTGATCGCCTATAACCGCAAGGAAGGCCGGGCGCTCGGCGAGGTGACCAAGTTCCTGGTCTACAATGCCCGCAAGCGGCAGGAGGGCGGCGACCAGGCCGCCACCTATTTCGAGCGCACCGAATGCGTGGCCGGCGTGCAGGACGCGCGCTTCCAGCAGCTCATGCCCGATGTCCTGCATTGGCTCGGCATCCGCCGCATCGACCGGCTCATGTCCATGTCCAACATGAAGTACGACGCCATCACGGGCTCCGGCATCGAGGTGGTGGAGCGGGTGCCGATCCCGGCCGAGCTCGTGCCGCCGGATGCGCAGGTCGAGCTGGAAGCCAAGAAGGCCGCAGGCTACTACACCCCGGATGGCGCGCCCGACGCGGCCGAGCTGACGCAGGTGAAGGGCCGCGATCTGGAGCGCTTTTGA
- a CDS encoding phosphopentomutase — protein MPRALLIVLDSVGIGGAEDAPAYGDAGADTLGHIAEACATGGGDQAGLRQGPLDLPHMTALGLGLACEASTGRMPPNLAPRGALKGAWGYGVETSKGKDTPSGHWEIAGVPVAFDWGYFPDTIPSFPEKLTAALIERGNLPGILGNKHASGTAVIDELGAEHMRSGKPIVYTSVDSVLQIAAHEDTFGLERLYDLCRIGRELCDEYKIGRVIARPFLGAPETGFKRTGNRKDFATPPPSDTILDTLTKAGRPVVTVGKIGDIFAHRGTGKEIKPNGNDACLSAAIGALKDLPDGGFVFANLVDFDSEFGHRRDIPGYAAALEAFDRRIPEIEAALQDGDLVIITADHGNDPSWRGSDHTREHTPILSFGRGVALNAIGRRESFADMGASVLKHLGVPHGAKGKAWL, from the coding sequence ATGCCTCGCGCTCTACTCATCGTGCTCGATTCCGTCGGTATCGGCGGGGCCGAGGATGCGCCGGCCTATGGCGATGCCGGAGCCGATACGCTCGGGCACATCGCGGAGGCCTGTGCGACGGGCGGAGGCGATCAGGCCGGTCTGCGCCAGGGGCCTCTCGACCTGCCCCATATGACCGCGCTCGGTCTCGGGCTTGCCTGCGAGGCTTCGACGGGGCGCATGCCGCCGAACCTTGCGCCACGTGGCGCACTGAAAGGCGCCTGGGGCTACGGCGTCGAGACCTCCAAGGGCAAGGATACGCCCTCGGGCCATTGGGAGATCGCGGGCGTTCCCGTCGCCTTCGACTGGGGCTACTTTCCCGATACGATCCCGTCCTTTCCGGAGAAATTGACCGCAGCACTGATCGAGCGCGGCAACCTTCCCGGCATTCTCGGCAACAAGCATGCCTCGGGCACCGCCGTCATCGACGAGCTGGGCGCCGAGCACATGCGCAGCGGCAAGCCGATCGTCTACACCTCTGTCGACAGCGTGCTGCAGATCGCGGCCCATGAGGACACCTTCGGGCTGGAGCGGCTCTATGACCTCTGCCGGATCGGGCGCGAGCTCTGCGACGAGTACAAGATCGGCCGCGTGATCGCCCGCCCCTTCCTGGGCGCCCCCGAAACGGGCTTCAAGCGCACCGGCAACCGCAAGGATTTCGCCACGCCGCCGCCTTCAGACACCATCCTCGATACGCTCACGAAGGCGGGCCGTCCGGTGGTCACCGTCGGCAAGATCGGCGACATCTTCGCCCATCGCGGCACGGGCAAGGAAATCAAGCCCAACGGCAACGATGCCTGCCTGTCCGCGGCCATCGGGGCGTTGAAGGACCTGCCCGACGGGGGCTTCGTCTTCGCCAATCTGGTCGATTTCGACAGCGAGTTCGGCCATCGACGCGACATTCCCGGCTACGCCGCCGCCCTGGAGGCCTTCGACCGGCGCATTCCGGAGATCGAGGCGGCGCTTCAGGACGGCGACCTCGTCATCATCACGGCCGACCACGGCAATGATCCCTCGTGGCGCGGATCCGACCATACCCGCGAGCACACACCGATCCTGAGCTTCGGGCGGGGTGTGGCACTGAACGCCATCGGACGGCGGGAAAGCTTTGCCGACATGGGGGCGAGCGTGCTGAAGCATCTGGGCGTGCCCCATGGCGCCAAGGGCAAGGCTTGGCTTTGA
- a CDS encoding ABC transporter ATP-binding protein produces the protein MTEPLLSVQDLSVAFRQGGGDMLAVDRVSFDVMPGETVALVGESGSGKSVTALSALKLLPYPSAHHPSGRILFKGKDLIAAYEDEMRKVRGDDITMVFQEPMTSLNPLHPIERQIGEILKLHRGLSDRQARTRTLELLTLVGIRDAESRLDAYPHQLSGGQRQRVMIAMALANEPDLFIADEPTTALDVTVQAQILQLLAELKSRLNMSMLFITHDLGIVRKIADRVCVMLKGKIVEHGTVAEVFGNPQHPYTQRLLAAEPKGRANPVAKDAPVIVDAGPIKVWFPIKRGFFQKTVGHVKAVDGVSVRVRRGETVGVVGESGSGKTTLGLAILRLVQSEGPVVFLGNRIDGMRGKEIRPLRKDLQVVFQDPYGSLSPRMSVAEIVEEGLLVQDKGLTYAQRRDIVARSLQDVGLDPSTMDRYPHEFSGGQRQRIAIARAMALEPQFIMLDEPTSALDMSVQAQIVELLRDLQKRRNLAYMFISHDLKVVRALANHVVVMQNGRIVEEGSAENIFAAPRTDYTKALFAAAFNLETAASDAVRE, from the coding sequence ATGACCGAGCCCCTCCTGTCCGTCCAAGACCTCTCCGTCGCGTTCCGCCAGGGCGGCGGCGACATGCTGGCGGTCGACCGCGTCTCCTTCGACGTCATGCCGGGCGAAACGGTGGCGCTGGTTGGCGAATCCGGATCGGGCAAGTCCGTCACCGCCCTGTCGGCGCTCAAGCTCCTGCCCTACCCGTCCGCGCATCACCCATCGGGCCGCATCCTGTTCAAGGGCAAGGACCTGATCGCCGCCTACGAGGATGAGATGCGAAAGGTTCGCGGCGACGACATCACCATGGTGTTCCAGGAGCCGATGACCTCGCTCAATCCGCTCCACCCCATCGAGCGGCAGATCGGCGAGATCCTGAAACTGCATCGCGGCCTGTCCGATCGCCAGGCCCGCACCCGCACGCTCGAGCTTCTCACGCTTGTCGGCATTCGGGATGCGGAATCGCGGCTCGACGCCTATCCGCACCAGCTCTCCGGCGGCCAGCGCCAGCGCGTGATGATCGCCATGGCGCTCGCCAACGAGCCCGACCTCTTCATCGCCGACGAGCCGACCACTGCGCTCGACGTCACGGTGCAGGCGCAGATCCTGCAGCTGCTTGCGGAATTGAAGAGCAGGCTCAACATGTCGATGCTCTTCATCACCCACGACCTCGGCATCGTCCGCAAGATCGCCGACCGCGTCTGCGTGATGCTGAAGGGCAAGATCGTCGAGCACGGAACGGTCGCGGAGGTGTTCGGCAACCCGCAGCATCCCTACACGCAGCGCCTCCTCGCCGCCGAGCCGAAGGGACGCGCCAATCCAGTGGCGAAGGATGCGCCGGTCATCGTCGATGCCGGGCCGATCAAGGTGTGGTTCCCCATCAAGCGCGGCTTCTTCCAGAAGACCGTCGGCCATGTGAAGGCGGTCGACGGCGTATCGGTGCGCGTGCGCAGGGGCGAGACCGTCGGCGTGGTGGGCGAATCCGGCTCCGGCAAGACCACCCTCGGCCTCGCCATTCTGCGCCTCGTGCAATCGGAAGGCCCTGTCGTGTTCCTCGGCAACCGCATCGACGGCATGCGCGGGAAGGAGATCCGTCCGCTGCGCAAGGACCTGCAAGTGGTGTTCCAGGATCCTTACGGCTCCCTTTCGCCCCGCATGTCCGTGGCCGAGATCGTCGAGGAAGGGCTGCTCGTTCAGGACAAGGGCCTCACCTACGCGCAGCGTCGCGACATCGTCGCGCGATCCCTTCAGGATGTGGGCCTCGATCCATCGACCATGGACCGATATCCGCACGAGTTCTCCGGCGGCCAGCGCCAGCGTATCGCCATCGCCCGCGCCATGGCGCTCGAACCGCAATTCATCATGCTCGACGAGCCGACCTCGGCGCTCGACATGTCCGTGCAGGCGCAGATCGTCGAATTGCTGCGCGACCTCCAGAAGCGGCGCAACCTCGCCTACATGTTCATCAGCCACGATCTCAAGGTGGTGCGGGCGCTCGCGAACCACGTGGTGGTGATGCAGAACGGCAGGATCGTCGAGGAAGGCTCCGCCGAGAACATCTTCGCCGCCCCCCGGACCGACTATACCAAGGCCCTCTTCGCCGCCGCCTTCAACCTCGAAACGGCGGCATCGGACGCCGTTCGGGAATAG
- a CDS encoding ABC transporter permease → MNENVPLVSPASSPVAPPLPKEGFIRLSPLNRRRLQNFKANRRGYWSFWIFMILFVLSLFAELIANDKPILASYKGELLYPAFVDYPEEKFGGFLAQTDYRDPVIAKEIQDNGWLLWAPVRFSYNTHNLDLPVPAPAPPTWMLTDEQCRPIAERTGGTGCKDIEWNWLGTDDQGRDVVARLIYGFRISVLFGLTLAGISSIVGILAGAVQGYYGGWTDLLFQRFIEIWTAIPSLYLLIIISAVITPSFFVLLGILLLFSWVSLVGVVRAEFLRARNFEYVRAARALGLSNGTIMFKHLLPNAMVATLTFMPFIINGSITTLTSLDFLGFGLPPGSPSLGELLAQGKANLQAPWLGLAGFFVIAIMLSLLIFVGEAVRDAFDPRKTFR, encoded by the coding sequence ATGAACGAGAACGTGCCCCTCGTCTCTCCGGCGTCTTCGCCCGTGGCTCCTCCCCTGCCGAAGGAAGGCTTCATCAGGCTCTCGCCGCTCAATCGGCGACGGCTGCAGAACTTCAAGGCCAATAGGCGCGGCTACTGGTCGTTCTGGATCTTCATGATCCTGTTCGTGCTGAGCCTCTTCGCCGAGCTGATCGCCAACGACAAGCCGATCCTCGCCTCCTACAAGGGCGAGCTGCTCTATCCCGCCTTCGTGGACTATCCGGAAGAGAAGTTCGGCGGCTTCCTGGCGCAGACCGATTACCGCGATCCGGTCATCGCCAAGGAGATCCAGGACAACGGCTGGCTGCTCTGGGCGCCGGTGCGTTTCTCCTACAACACGCATAATCTCGACTTGCCCGTCCCGGCGCCGGCGCCGCCCACATGGATGCTCACCGACGAGCAATGCCGCCCCATCGCGGAGCGCACCGGCGGCACCGGCTGCAAGGACATCGAGTGGAACTGGCTCGGCACCGACGACCAGGGCCGGGACGTGGTGGCGCGCCTCATCTACGGCTTCCGCATCTCCGTGCTGTTCGGCCTGACCCTCGCCGGCATCTCGTCCATCGTGGGCATCCTTGCCGGCGCGGTGCAGGGCTATTACGGCGGCTGGACCGATCTCCTGTTCCAGCGCTTCATCGAGATCTGGACCGCAATCCCCTCGCTCTATCTTCTCATCATCATCTCGGCCGTGATCACGCCGAGCTTCTTCGTGCTGCTCGGCATCCTGCTGCTCTTCTCCTGGGTGTCGCTCGTCGGCGTGGTCCGCGCCGAGTTCCTGCGCGCGAGAAACTTCGAATACGTGCGCGCCGCACGCGCCTTGGGGCTGTCGAACGGCACCATCATGTTCAAGCACCTCCTGCCGAACGCCATGGTGGCGACGCTCACCTTCATGCCGTTCATCATCAACGGCTCGATCACGACGCTCACCTCCCTGGACTTCCTCGGCTTCGGCCTGCCGCCCGGCTCGCCCTCGCTCGGCGAGCTTCTGGCACAGGGCAAGGCCAACCTTCAGGCGCCATGGCTCGGCCTCGCGGGTTTCTTCGTGATCGCCATCATGCTCAGCCTCCTCATCTTCGTCGGCGAAGCGGTGCGCGACGCCTTCGATCCGCGGAAGACGTTCCGATGA
- a CDS encoding microcin C ABC transporter permease YejB — MLAYIARRILLMIPTILGIMLISFALVQFAPGGPVERIIAQLQGQDSSASSRISGGGGDFGVQSPGGAGAGGGDTSRYRGAQGLDPQFIKQLEAQFGFDKPAYERFLKMLWDYARFDFGKSYFRDISVLELIKEKLPVSISLGLWMTLLSYAISIPLGIKKAVQDGSSFDIWTSAVVIIGYAIPGFLFAILLIVLFAGGSFWQIFPLRGLTSESWSQMPWYWQIVDYFWHLVLPITAMALGAFATSTLLTKNSFLDEIRKQYVLTARMKGLSERQVLYGHVFRNAMLIVIAGFPGAFIGAFFAGALLIETIFSLDGLGLLSFESIVNRDYPVVFANLYIFSLVGLAVNLVSDLTYTWIDPRIDFETREA; from the coding sequence ATGCTCGCCTATATCGCACGCCGCATTCTCCTCATGATCCCCACGATCCTCGGGATCATGCTCATCTCCTTCGCACTGGTGCAGTTCGCCCCCGGCGGCCCCGTCGAGCGCATCATCGCGCAGCTGCAGGGGCAGGATTCCAGCGCTTCCTCCCGCATTTCCGGCGGCGGCGGCGATTTCGGGGTTCAGAGTCCCGGCGGCGCGGGCGCCGGCGGCGGCGACACATCCCGCTACCGCGGCGCGCAGGGGCTCGATCCGCAATTCATCAAGCAACTCGAGGCGCAGTTCGGCTTCGACAAGCCGGCCTACGAACGCTTCCTGAAAATGCTGTGGGATTATGCCCGCTTCGACTTCGGCAAGAGCTACTTTCGTGACATCTCGGTCCTGGAGCTGATCAAGGAGAAGCTGCCCGTCTCCATCAGCCTCGGGCTCTGGATGACGCTCCTGTCCTATGCGATCTCGATCCCGCTCGGCATCAAGAAGGCCGTGCAGGACGGCTCCTCCTTCGACATCTGGACCTCCGCGGTCGTGATCATCGGCTATGCCATTCCGGGCTTTCTCTTCGCGATCCTGCTGATCGTGCTCTTCGCCGGCGGTTCGTTCTGGCAGATCTTCCCGTTGCGCGGCCTCACATCCGAAAGCTGGTCGCAGATGCCGTGGTACTGGCAGATCGTCGATTACTTCTGGCATCTGGTGTTGCCGATCACCGCCATGGCGCTCGGCGCCTTCGCCACCTCGACCCTGCTGACGAAGAACTCCTTCCTCGACGAGATCCGCAAGCAATACGTGCTCACGGCGCGCATGAAGGGATTGTCCGAGCGGCAGGTCCTCTACGGCCACGTGTTCCGCAATGCCATGCTCATCGTCATCGCGGGTTTTCCCGGAGCCTTCATCGGCGCCTTCTTCGCCGGGGCGCTTCTCATCGAGACCATCTTCTCCCTCGACGGCCTGGGGCTTCTGTCCTTCGAGTCGATCGTGAACCGCGACTATCCGGTGGTCTTCGCCAATCTCTACATCTTCTCGCTGGTGGGTCTCGCGGTGAACCTGGTCTCCGACCTCACCTATACCTGGATCGATCCGCGGATCGATTTCGAGACCAGGGAGGCGTGA
- a CDS encoding DUF4260 domain-containing protein: MPRLILRLEGLALFVLATAAFAHMGISWWLYAVLFFTPDLSFAAYTAGPRTGAVFYNALHTTLGPAILAGSGWLSDSSLCLGVAVIWAAHIGFDRMLGYGLKYSSGFNDTHLGRIGPKSAGA; encoded by the coding sequence ATGCCCCGCCTGATCCTGCGGCTCGAGGGGCTGGCCCTCTTCGTCCTGGCCACGGCCGCCTTTGCCCATATGGGCATATCCTGGTGGCTCTACGCCGTCCTCTTCTTCACACCCGACCTGAGCTTCGCGGCCTATACAGCGGGCCCTAGAACCGGAGCCGTTTTCTACAACGCTCTCCATACCACTCTCGGGCCCGCCATCCTGGCGGGATCGGGCTGGCTGTCGGACAGCTCTCTCTGTCTCGGTGTCGCGGTCATCTGGGCGGCGCATATCGGATTCGACCGCATGCTGGGCTACGGCTTGAAATACTCGTCCGGATTCAACGACACTCACCTTGGCCGCATCGGCCCCAAATCCGCAGGCGCTTGA